A single window of Leopardus geoffroyi isolate Oge1 chromosome D4, O.geoffroyi_Oge1_pat1.0, whole genome shotgun sequence DNA harbors:
- the TESK1 gene encoding dual specificity testis-specific protein kinase 1, which produces MAGERPPLRGPGPGPGEAPGEGPPGPGGTGGGPGRGRPSSYRALRSAVSSLARVDDFHCAEKIGAGFFSEVYKVRHRQSGQVMVLKMNRLPSNRGNTLREVQLMNRLRHPNILRFMGVCVHQGQLHALTEYMNGGTLEQLLSSPEPLSWPVRLHLALDIARGLRYLHAKGVFHRDLTSKNCLIRREDQGFTAVVGDFGLAEKIPVYREGARKEPLAVVGSPYWMAPEVLRGELYDEKADVFAFGIVLCELIARVPADPDYLPRTEDFGLDVPAFQTLVGDDCPLPFLLLAIHCCSMEPSTRAPFTEITQHLEWILEQLPEPSPLTRAPLTHNQRSVSRGGPSATLPRPDPRLSRSRSDLFLPPSPESPPNWGDNLTRVNPFSLREDLRGGKIKLLDTPSKPVAPLPLVPPSPLPSTQLPLVTTPETLVQPGTPARRCRSLPSSPELPRRMETALPGPGPPTVGPSAEERMECEGSSPEPEPPGPAPQLPLAVATDNFISTCSSASQPWSPRSGPTLNNNPPAVVVNSPQGWAGEPWNRAQHSLPRAAALERTEPSPPPSAPRESDEGLPCPGCCLGPFSFGFLSMCPRPTPAVARYRNLNCEAGSLLCHRGHHAKPPTPGLQLPGARS; this is translated from the exons ATGGCCGGGGAACGGCCCCCACTGCGGGGCCCTGGGCCAGGGCCCGGTGAGGCGCCGGGGGAGGGGCCCCCGGGGCCGGGGGGCACGGGTGGAGGCCCGGGCCGGGGCCGCCCCTCCTCCTACCGGGCTCTCCGCAGCGCTGTGTCCAGCCTGGCGCGCGTGGATGATTTCCACTGCGCCGAGAAGATCGGGGCCGGCTTCTTCTCTGAGGTCTACAAG GTTCGGCACCGACAGTCAGGGCAAGTCATGGTGCTGAAAATGAACAGACTCCCCAGTAACCGGGGAAACACGCTACGGGAGGTGCAGCTGATGAACCGGCTCCGACACCCGAACATCCTAAG GTTCATGGGGGTCTGTGTGCACCAGGGGCAGCTGCACGCTCTTACAGAG TATATGAATGGGGGAACCCTTGAACAGCTGCTCAGCTCTCCGGAACCCCTGTCCTGGCCTGTCAGGCTCCACCTGGCTCTGGACATTGCCCGCGGCCTGCGGTACCTGCATGCCAAAGGTGTATTCCACCGAGACCTAACATCCAAG AACTGTCTGATCCGACGGGAAGACCAAGGCTTCACGGCTGTTGTGGGTGACTTCGGGCTGGCTGAAAAGATTCCTGTGTATAG ggaaggggcaagaaaGGAGCCATTGGCTGTGGTAGGTTCCCCATACTGGATGGCTCCAGAGGTGTTGCGGGGTGAGCTGTATGATGAGAAG gCTGATGTCTTTGCCTTTGGGATTGTCCTCTGTGAGCTCATTGCACGAGTACCTGCCGACCCAGATTACCTACCCCGTACTGAG GACTTTGGCCTGGATGTGCCTGCTTTCCAGACCCTGGTAGGGGATGACTGCCCACTGCCCTTCCTGCTCCTGGCCATCCACTGCTGCAGT ATGGAACCCAGCACTCGTGCTCCCTTCACCGAAATCACCCAGCACCTGGAATGGATCCTTGAGCAGCTGCCTGAGCCATCCCCCCTCACCAGGGCTCCCCTGACACACAATCAGA GGTCTGTTTCAAGAGGGGGTCCGTCTGCCACACTTCCTAGGCCAGACCCCCGGCTTTCCCGAAGCCGGTCAGACCTCTTCCTGCCCCCGTCACCGGAATCACCCCCCAACTGGGGGGACAATCTGACTCGAGTCAACCCCTTTTCACTCCGGGAAGACCTCAGGGGAGGCAAGATCAAGCTGTTGGACACACCCAGCAAGCCAGTCGCCCCCCTGCCCCTTGTACCACCATCGCCACTGCCCTCCACCCAACTGCCCTTGGTGACCACTCCAGAGACCCTGGTCCAGCCTGGGACACCTGCCCGTCGCTGCCGCTCGCTACCATCATCCCCTGAACTTCCCCGACGTATGGAGACAGCACTGCCAGGTCCTGGCCCCCCCACTGTGGGCCCCTCGGCTGAAGAAAGAATGGAGTGTGAGGGCAGTAGCCCTGAGCCAGAACCCCCAGGACCAgctccccagctgcccctggcCGTGGCCACAGACAACTTCATCAGCACTTGTTCCTCAGCCTCCCAGCCCTGGTCCCCTAGATCAGGACCTACCCTTAACAACAACCCCCCAGCTGTGGTGGTGAACTCCCCACAAGGCTGGGCTGGGGAGCCCTGGAACCGGGCCCAGCATAGCCTGCCCCGGGCAGCAGCCCTGGAGCGGACAGAACCCTCGCCGCCCCCCTCAGCTCCCCgggagtctgatgaggggctgCCCTGCCCTGGCTGCTGTCTTGGCCCTTTCAGCTTTGGCTTCCTGTCCATGTGCCCCCGCCCCACACCAGCTGTTGCCCGCTACCGCAACCTGAACTGTGAGGCGGGCAGTCTCCTCTGCCACCGAGGGCACCATGCCAAGCCTCCCACACCCGGCCTGCAGCTGCCTGGGGCACGCTCTTAG